AGAGATTTATTTTTAGCAAATTCTTTTGATGAACATTCTGGAACACTAAATCCTGAAATAAGCGGTTCTACAAAATCATTTGTTAAAAAAGAAATAGAAATTGATGGTGTTAAAAAAACAACTTATGTTGCTGAAACAGTAACTTTAAAAAATATTTTAAATGAATTAACAGATGGTAAAGGAAATAAAATATCTGATTTAGTAACCTTTACTAGTGATACTACTTTTGATCTAGAAATAGTTAAACTAGAAGAAAAAATAGCAGAAGATGGTACAAAACAAACACTTGCAAAAGAAATAAGAATGTTTAATGCTGATGGAACACCTGTAATCAATATTCCTTTAAATGAACCTTTAGATAAAGCTTCCTTAGATTTCATTAAAGAAAGAACTAATAGTATAAAAACTAGTTTAGAAAATACGGTAGTTACTACTTTCATAAGCTCGGGTTGAAATACAAGCAATTCTTTTTTAGGAGGTACTATTTCTCCTTCATTTAGAACTTTTTTATCAAGTGAATCTGGAAGTATATTAAAATCTAACTTACTAAACAGAAATGATAATTCTGAAATTAATCCCGAAAACAATAAATTACTAGAAGAAAACAATCCAAGAAATTCCAAAGAATATTTATCTATCAATTCTAACGAAGAACTTGGACTACAAGTTAATAATATAATTGAAGTAGCTAAAAATTTTGAAGATAATAGAAGTTCAGGTAGAGCATATGAGGGACAAATAGGAAACGTTTTAACATTTGTGAATGGCTCAAATGATAATTACAATTCAGAAATTAAATTTAGTTTCCCATTAGTTGCCAGAGGACAATCTAGATTTTTATTTAATATGTATCAAAATGGATTAGAAAATAATATAAAAACAGTTTCAGAAAATTTTGATATTCCAGTAAATGGTAAAATTCAAACTAATCCAGCTTATTTATTCGCAAGATTCGGTACTAATATTTTAAATTCGAATCAGTTATTTGAAAGTCCTGAATTTATATTTTTAAATGAACAAAATCAAATTTCATCTAATGATGAATTAAGAAATGCATTTAATAGTAAAAATATAGAAAAAATTAAATCTTTAGTTAATAAAATAGCATTTAATACTCCTTCTAAAAATTTTGAGAGTTCTGAAAACGGAACTAATTTATATTTTGCTTTTTCTAATTCTATATCTGTAATTGAATTAACAACAAATGCTAATAGAAAAGAAAAAACAATAGCATTTAATAATTTAAAAAACTTTTTTGAATTTGCATCTATAGACTTTTCAAAAGCTACATTAGTAAATGTTAAAACTAATTCTTTGACTTCAAAACAGGAACCAACTTTTAATTGAGATATTGAATATGTAAAAACAAAATTTAATTTTGATAAATTTAAAGAATCATTATTAGCCAATGAAAAAGAACAAGCTTCTAAAAAAGAGGAAATTAGAAATGCTTCAGAACAATTCATTGCGAATGAATTAATGAAAAGATTTAGAAAAACTCATTATTTTTTAACAATTAAGGATTTTAATCCTATAAAAGAATTAGTTAATAATCAGGCTATATTTTCAAAAGAATTTGGAATTGAAATGCATAACCCTGATTTTCTAGAAGGTATAGTTTTTGATTTAAATGCTTTTTCTAAAGTTGATCAGGAAATTAAATATGATGCCAATAAATTACAAAGTATTTTAAAAGATTTTATTATAAAAACTTTAGAACACGAAAATAATTTAAGCGAAATTTTAGAAACAATTAATACTCAAGATTTATATAGATTAATCGGTAATATAATTACCTGAAAAAATAACGGAATTGCACAAAGGATAACATTAGGAGAATTAGTTTTCAACTCTTTTAATAATGGAAAACCAAGTACAGATGTTATTAATTATAATTTAACAAGAGTTGAACCATCTATTTCAGACAAATTTACTGATTATATTTACAGTATTGCAGAAACTTTAACAAGAGATTATGTTCAAACAACTTATGTACCAAGTTTTTCTGATTTTGGTAATTTACCAAATTATTTAAAGGGATTAAGTGAAAGTAAAACCGGTTTAGATTATGTAGTTGATGCTACAGAATTAAGAATTTGAAATGAAAGAAAAAACAATTTTGACGTTTCTGCCTCAAGTATTTCTCAAGCTGGTAGAGCAATTAAATTTGAAGAATATATACCTTTAACTAAAAATATTTATATAGAAGCAGCAGAAACAATTGAGCAGTACAGACAAATAATTTCTATATATAGACAACAAGTTCAAGAAATTATGTTAAATTCTTCAGATGGTAGAGATAGAAGTAAAGAAATTGAAGAATTGGACAAAAAAATAAAAGAAATTACAAGCAAAATAAAAGAAGCAACAGACAGAAGATTTGATAAAGTAATACCTATTAAAAATAAAATTTATGGTTCTTATATTAGTAGAAATATAACTCCTAGAGACGATGATAAAACATCATCATACTTTGGGAATTTTATGACTAGAAATAATGGTTACTTTAAAGATAAAGTAGAAAAAGAAAAAATAGGTTTAGAGTTATATGACGATCAAAGAAATGAAATAGTTGACAATACTATAAGATTAAAAGATTTTGATGGTAATAAAATTAACACTAGAGCAAAAGCTTTTTTTGTATCTCAAGTGTTAAATTATGGTGTCGGAAATAGAAAAGTTTCGGGTCTTTTTAGAAATAAAGAAAAAGATGCAGTAGCTTTATATGGTTTTGTCAAAAACGAAGAAGCTAATAAGATAAAAAGAATTAGATTTACAGATATTTTTACAAATGAAGTGAAATATTTAGAAGTGAATTTTAAAGATACTAATAATCTATTTTATTTATCAAAACAAGGAGATATTAATTCAAAAGTAACACTTAATGACTTGGGTTATTCATCTTGGGTTTCTGATTATGGAATTATGGCGAAATATAGAGATACACTATTAAAACCTAAACATAAATATTTTGTCGATTTTGTGGATGAAAATAATAATTTTGTTTCTGAAGTTTCTTTAGGAGATTTAAGTAGTATTTCTGAAAACGGAAAAACAGACTTACAAGCTTCTATCAAGATGTATAAAAACGAAAGTAACAAAACAATCATTGATATAGATTATCAATTTAATATAACAGGTTAGAAAGGAAAAAAATGAATAAAAAACTTAGAAAAATTTTAATTAATTCTAGTGTAATTAATTTGCCTTTATTAGCCTTAATAGTTACTTCTTGTTCTAACTCAACCGAAAATAATTTTGTAGATAAAAAGATTTCTAAAAATTATGATTTTGGTTTAGCCACTGAGCCAATTAATAATTTAAATTATATTCGCTATAAATCTTTAGATAAAGTTTTACCAGCACTAATTGATCCTTTTGCTAAATCAGGACCTAGCGCTAATTTAAAATCAATAATAAATGTAAATGATTTTAATATGGTTATGATAGATACATCAAATACTAAAGATGAAAAAGGTAATGATTCAAATAATTTTAATGATTTCTTTAAATTAAAAAGCGAATTAGAAACAAATGATGGTTATGGTAGAGTAACTGGTTCGTTTTTAAGACTAGCAGATATTGGTTTTGTTGGGGGACTTGGCAAAAGTTCAATAGGTGATTTAAGAAGAAACGCTTCCATATACGCCTTTAGAAGTCCTAAGAATTCTAATAATTATTTTGCTTTTACAGGTTTTGTTAACAATAAACAAAATCTTTGAAGTAATGGAGATATTATAAGTGCTCAGGACTTAAGGGATTATTTAGAGTATATTTTGGATTTAAATACAGGTTCTCAAAGATTAGATCAAGTTCGTAAATATGGAATTAGAAGCACAGAAAGATTTATAAATGCTCAAAAAGATTATTTACAAAAATTTAATAAAATTTATCAAAACCCTTGAGGTCGTAGAAAATATATATTGAATGAAAGAAATGAGTATATTCAAGATCCAAATCAAGAAGTGTGAACATCACAAACCAAAGATAAACAAGGTAATCCTTTAGACACAAAAGAAGTCGAAGAAATAAAAGCCGCTGCATTAGATTTTGGTTTTTATACAGGACAACTCTTTTTAGACTATTCTAATGAAATAATTAATGCCAATTTAAAATATAATCCTAGTTTTAAATTAGCATTGCGTAATGAAAGTCAAAAGTTTAAAATTTTAGTTAATGAAAATGCAAAAGATGAAAAAGATAAATTTCAAGATATTACTTTAGTTCCAAATGTATTTGTGAATCCGTATCAAGAATTTTCACAAACACAAGATAATATTTTTGCTAAATATAAACAATTAGCAGAATCGGAAAATAGTTTTTCTTTGATTTTTGATGAAAACAAAACACCAAGTATTATATATTTAATTGCAAGTATTTATACTAATTTATACCCAGCAAATAGAAAATACATTGAAACTGTTGCTGGCGGAATTGATAAATTTGGTTCAGAACCAAAGAAATTTTTAACAAGTGGAGCATTTAAAATAAATCAAGATGAAATCATATTAGGTCCACAAGGACAAATCGTTTTAGAAAAAAATAAAGATTATTACGATTCTAAAAATACAATTTCTAATAAGATAAAAATCTACTTCTCAACAGATAGAAATACAAATGCTACATTTTTTGAAGATGGTTATATTTCTCAAACATATATTCCAGCTTCAAAAATAAATAAATATTGATCAAGTGAAGAATACAAAAATTATTTAAATAAAAATCAAGGTTATGGAACAATTGCTTATGGTTTTAATTTAGATAATGAAACAAATGCTAATAGTTATATTCAAGATCAAGATTTAAGAAATGCAATTTACTATTCAATAAATAGAGAAGATGCTATAAAATACGTTGGTTGAGACTTTTCATTCCCCGTAAATACTTGAACTTCTTATGGTCAATATAGAACATTCGATGGTAAAAACATTGAAACTTATTTTGGAGATTTAAGTTCGAATGCAAAAAATAATAAAGAATTTCAATTACAAAATTATGACTTTTTAGTTCATTTATCAAAAGGATATACTTTTGAAAAAACAATAAGAGGTGATTTTGCTTTTGATAAAGAAACAGCTCAATATTATCTAGAGCGTTTTAAAAGTAAACACCCTAATTTAAAACAAGTTCATCTAACATTTTTAAACAATTCTTCAGATGAACAAAAAAAAGCTGGACTATTTTTGAAAGAATCAGTTTTAAAAGTTTTAGGTTCATATGTTAATATTGAATTAAAAAGCTTACCAGAAAATACTTTTGCTTCCTTTATAGAAGAAGGTAAATATGACATAATTTATCAAAATTATGATAAATTAGGTGGTTCAGGTGCTCATGATTATGTTTCGGTATTTTTTGCTAATGATGAAATTGATAGCTTATTACAAAAAAATATAGCATTTAAAGAAAATCCTGTAGGTTCTTACACTTATGGTGAATATATAGCTAATTTATTGTTAGATCAAATTGATAGTAAATCATCAAATCAAGAAAAAATTCAAAATATTTTAAATTCTTATTTACTAAATATAGATAATAAATTGAAATCTATTGATGAATTAAATAGCGAATATACTTTATTAAAAAATAAAGAAAACCTTTCCAATTTAGAAATATCATCATTCGCTTCTAAATCTAGTTTATTATTAAGTGATGCATTTGCTAAAGAATTAAATGAAAATGAAGTAAAAATATATAACGCATTTTTCATAAAAAGTGCATTAGAGTATTTTTTAATTAATAATAACAACATTAAAATCAGTCGTCTCAAAAAGATGTACATTAATTATATAACTAACTTTTTTACCGTTGATCAAATTGCAAATATTACCAAAGATACAAAACAAAGATTAAAATTCAATCAATCAATAACTAAAGAAAATTATGTTTCATTAGATTTTTGAAATAAATTTATTGAATTATCACTGCAACTAAATACAGAAAATAGAAATAATTATTCTGATAGAATTTCTGCTTTCTTTTCCGGAAATTTCACTGAAGCTGAATTTAAAGAAGGTTGAACTCAAGAATTAGTATACTTATTTATTGGAGAATTAGAAAAGATTATAAGAGATGGTGCTTTTGTGGTTCCTTTAATGGAAGTGGATACTAATTGAGAAATAACAAAAGTTGCGGGTGTAGATTCTTTATATACATT
This genomic interval from Mesomycoplasma molare contains the following:
- a CDS encoding PDxFFG protein — its product is MLKKKLSLTAKVLISSGIILTSSAAAIGGAFLFANLSDEVNGSKSNLTSEELKNDYSKIYDSDRNLKPQLSVKDPLKKQTVALLNEEGTEFWFKNNPNTKYNFEDFFQKYYEKYEESFILEVKYGSFSFYNEYVLAVRPKQFIEFTKWFFTNVSWGPDLVTLESFRLVPGVEQNGNAITLGSHSTLHKEVSEIKFFPDAFFGSLPIYSELSGRGNSTDSLTYLGFRNLQDKKTIDVFLKSIPSISAIKNANSSSENNAFLSLLIPSKLLNKEFKVLPNRTAGENGRGTLLFNKDITEEEYTKILKENKLNINNFPFSSLEKAIVTSTNSVLNDSNPVFTLELTFPNLDSNNKLNLRMTEGEISSKWLVSYYTLKSEIDRDIKHFLDFYDVTSYKNRKIFEFTENNKKYFYKSKIEALNKNKTLKNYSNLPEDIKAKLVELTVKDIDVVDAKLHITFVNSQNEENTVIYDSKNIDEFEQEFEFLKEALGYKGSLNPVTISYGPENLSLKDEDGNPITGLDSRNYQVYYETYSGIIKSITKKYPHLLKKQNGPHIAKKLNDKGYYEYSLENGEFRGFQSSDRIGLPLVLGATLDDFQGISIDFLKYVTAHEYGHHFTLDQNKALNTGENALVIGGLGTRSGINIDSYYSKIGLKNYLLARSNLDFERVNAFGKPSEKGQFIRFKYIKDDGSEVTESDNDIWGNANPKADIYSVIKNKERRFLQTFEGLEEAAKLRNVKLRDLFLANSFDEHSGTLNPEISGSTKSFVKKEIEIDGVKKTTYVAETVTLKNILNELTDGKGNKISDLVTFTSDTTFDLEIVKLEEKIAEDGTKQTLAKEIRMFNADGTPVINIPLNEPLDKASLDFIKERTNSIKTSLENTVVTTFISSGWNTSNSFLGGTISPSFRTFLSSESGSILKSNLLNRNDNSEINPENNKLLEENNPRNSKEYLSINSNEELGLQVNNIIEVAKNFEDNRSSGRAYEGQIGNVLTFVNGSNDNYNSEIKFSFPLVARGQSRFLFNMYQNGLENNIKTVSENFDIPVNGKIQTNPAYLFARFGTNILNSNQLFESPEFIFLNEQNQISSNDELRNAFNSKNIEKIKSLVNKIAFNTPSKNFESSENGTNLYFAFSNSISVIELTTNANRKEKTIAFNNLKNFFEFASIDFSKATLVNVKTNSLTSKQEPTFNWDIEYVKTKFNFDKFKESLLANEKEQASKKEEIRNASEQFIANELMKRFRKTHYFLTIKDFNPIKELVNNQAIFSKEFGIEMHNPDFLEGIVFDLNAFSKVDQEIKYDANKLQSILKDFIIKTLEHENNLSEILETINTQDLYRLIGNIITWKNNGIAQRITLGELVFNSFNNGKPSTDVINYNLTRVEPSISDKFTDYIYSIAETLTRDYVQTTYVPSFSDFGNLPNYLKGLSESKTGLDYVVDATELRIWNERKNNFDVSASSISQAGRAIKFEEYIPLTKNIYIEAAETIEQYRQIISIYRQQVQEIMLNSSDGRDRSKEIEELDKKIKEITSKIKEATDRRFDKVIPIKNKIYGSYISRNITPRDDDKTSSYFGNFMTRNNGYFKDKVEKEKIGLELYDDQRNEIVDNTIRLKDFDGNKINTRAKAFFVSQVLNYGVGNRKVSGLFRNKEKDAVALYGFVKNEEANKIKRIRFTDIFTNEVKYLEVNFKDTNNLFYLSKQGDINSKVTLNDLGYSSWVSDYGIMAKYRDTLLKPKHKYFVDFVDENNNFVSEVSLGDLSSISENGKTDLQASIKMYKNESNKTIIDIDYQFNITG
- a CDS encoding ABC transporter substrate-binding protein yields the protein MNKKLRKILINSSVINLPLLALIVTSCSNSTENNFVDKKISKNYDFGLATEPINNLNYIRYKSLDKVLPALIDPFAKSGPSANLKSIINVNDFNMVMIDTSNTKDEKGNDSNNFNDFFKLKSELETNDGYGRVTGSFLRLADIGFVGGLGKSSIGDLRRNASIYAFRSPKNSNNYFAFTGFVNNKQNLWSNGDIISAQDLRDYLEYILDLNTGSQRLDQVRKYGIRSTERFINAQKDYLQKFNKIYQNPWGRRKYILNERNEYIQDPNQEVWTSQTKDKQGNPLDTKEVEEIKAAALDFGFYTGQLFLDYSNEIINANLKYNPSFKLALRNESQKFKILVNENAKDEKDKFQDITLVPNVFVNPYQEFSQTQDNIFAKYKQLAESENSFSLIFDENKTPSIIYLIASIYTNLYPANRKYIETVAGGIDKFGSEPKKFLTSGAFKINQDEIILGPQGQIVLEKNKDYYDSKNTISNKIKIYFSTDRNTNATFFEDGYISQTYIPASKINKYWSSEEYKNYLNKNQGYGTIAYGFNLDNETNANSYIQDQDLRNAIYYSINREDAIKYVGWDFSFPVNTWTSYGQYRTFDGKNIETYFGDLSSNAKNNKEFQLQNYDFLVHLSKGYTFEKTIRGDFAFDKETAQYYLERFKSKHPNLKQVHLTFLNNSSDEQKKAGLFLKESVLKVLGSYVNIELKSLPENTFASFIEEGKYDIIYQNYDKLGGSGAHDYVSVFFANDEIDSLLQKNIAFKENPVGSYTYGEYIANLLLDQIDSKSSNQEKIQNILNSYLLNIDNKLKSIDELNSEYTLLKNKENLSNLEISSFASKSSLLLSDAFAKELNENEVKIYNAFFIKSALEYFLINNNNIKISRLKKMYINYITNFFTVDQIANITKDTKQRLKFNQSITKENYVSLDFWNKFIELSLQLNTENRNNYSDRISAFFSGNFTEAEFKEGWTQELVYLFIGELEKIIRDGAFVVPLMEVDTNWEITKVAGVDSLYTFALQYAYDFTNPPLAGLPRKRV